The following proteins come from a genomic window of Actinomycetota bacterium:
- a CDS encoding MBL fold metallo-hydrolase, whose protein sequence is MTQFDPAHVDRGGPPHRYPGGPLEVTKLHVGPYENNAYLLRDPETNDALLVDAANEAERLLELLEGVTLAGIVTTHRHPDHIQALAGVLKVHDVWNGAHGADADAIADQVGVTPDRVLEHGDTLTVGRYAVTVLHTPGHTEGSISFKLPSSQVLTGDALFPGGVGKTEGPDAFAEAIRSAERHLLARPGETRISPGHGDDTLVEREVPQLDEWKA, encoded by the coding sequence ATGACCCAGTTCGACCCCGCCCACGTCGACCGGGGCGGCCCGCCGCACCGCTACCCCGGCGGGCCCCTTGAGGTGACCAAGCTCCACGTGGGGCCGTACGAGAACAACGCCTACCTGCTGCGCGACCCCGAGACCAACGACGCCCTGCTGGTCGACGCGGCCAACGAGGCCGAGCGGCTGCTGGAGCTGCTGGAGGGCGTCACCCTGGCCGGGATCGTCACCACCCACCGCCACCCCGACCACATCCAGGCCCTGGCCGGGGTGCTCAAGGTCCACGACGTCTGGAACGGCGCCCACGGGGCCGACGCCGACGCCATCGCCGACCAGGTCGGCGTCACCCCCGACCGGGTGCTGGAGCATGGCGACACCCTGACCGTCGGCCGCTACGCGGTCACCGTCCTGCACACCCCCGGCCATACCGAGGGCAGCATCTCGTTCAAGCTCCCGTCCAGCCAGGTCCTGACCGGCGACGCCCTGTTCCCGGGCGGGGTCGGCAAGACCGAGGGCCCCGACGCCTTCGCCGAGGCGATCCGCTCGGCCGAGCGGCACCTGCTGGCGCGGCCCGGCGAGACCCGCATCTCCCCCGGGCACGGCGACGACACCCTGGTCGAGCGGGAGGTCCCCCAGCTCGACGAGTGGAAGGCGAG